The genomic DNA GCAAGTTCTTTTTTTATGGTATAATCTGTATAGGGAGGATTTAAATATGATAAAAAATAATAACAAATATATAGGTGCTCATGTATCTGTTCAAGGTGGAGTAGCTAACGCATTTGAAAATGCAGATAAAATAGGAGCAAAAGCATTTGCTTTATTTACAAAAAATCAAAGAAGATGGGATTCTAAACCATATACGCAAGAAGAAATTGAAGCTTTTAAAAGCAAGTTGAAAGAGTCACAAATAACACCAGATTTTATATTGCCACATAATAGTTATCTTCAAAACTTAGGTAGTCCTGATGAAGAAAAAAGACTCAAATCATTAAATTCATTTATTGATGAGATGGAAAGATGCCATCAACTTGGTTTAAAATATATAAACATCCATCCAGGAAGTCATCTAAAAGAGATTTCACCTGATGAATGTATAGAATTAATTGCTAAAAGTATAAATACGGCAATGAGCAAAGTTCCAGATATCATAATTGTTTTAGAAACTACTGCTGGACAAGGAAGTAATATTGGAAGTAAATTTGAAGAAATAGCTAAAATTATTAATTTGGTAGATAATAAAAACAGAATAGGTGTTTGTATTGACACGTGTCATATTCTAGCTGCAGGATACGAGCTAAAAGACAAAGAAAGCTATGAAAAAACAATGTCTGAATTTGAAAGAATAATAGGTTTTAAATATTTAAAAGCTGTTCATCTAAATGATAGTAAATTTGATACAAACTCAAAAAAAGATAGACACGAAAGTATTGGAAAAGGTGTATTAGGAGAAAATTTCTTTATAAGATTTATGAATGATGATAGATTTAATAATATACCTATTATTTTAGAAACTATTGATAGTGAAATATGGAAGCAAGAAATAGAATTTTTATATAGTTTAATTGGTAAGGGGGAATAAAAAATGGATTTTATGACTAGAAGAAGTATCAGAAAGTATTCACAAAAACAAGTAGAAAAAGACAAAATAGATGATATTATAAGAGTAGCTTTAACTGCACCTACTGGTAGAAATAGTCGTGCTACACATTTTATAGTAGTTGATAATAAAGAGGATATAAAAGAATTATCACAAATTAGAGAACATGGTTCACAATTTGTAGAAAATGCTCCTTTAGTTATAGCTGTAATAGGAGAAAAGGATAAATCAACAACTATTTTAGCAGATTGTTCAATTGCAGCTTTTGCTATTCAATTAAAAGCTCACGAACTAGGATTAGGAAGTTGTTGGGTTCATGTACATGACAGAAAATCTCCTAATGGAAAGCCTTGTGAAGATGTCATAAAAGAAAAGTTTAATGTTCCTAATAACTATACTGTTATGTGTTTAATAGCTATTGGATATCCCGAAGAAACAAAACCAGCTCATGAGTTAAAAGAAGAGGATTACAAACGTGTTTGTTATAACACATATAAAGAAAACTAATACCAATTAAAACATATATAAAGAGATACACAAACAACAAATCATAAACAAATACAAAACAAAAAACCACAAAATAACAAATTTCTTATAAAAGTGGGCAGATTTTTCTGCCTGCTTTTTTTATTAGGTTAATCCAGTGAAAAAGACCATTTTTAGAAAGTTGTATCATTTTCTCCTACATCTAAAAACAAATAAAAACAACACAAAACAATAAAATACAATAAAAAAACTTGATTTTTTATGAGTATTATGATAGATTATGTGATGTAAAAACAGAACAAAAGGAGAAATATTATGACAAAAAATGTAAATTTTAAAAAATGGCTTACATTTGTAGTGCTAGTTATAGGTGGAGGAACAGTATTTAAACTTTCTTCACTAAAGGACGCTTTCTATGTTCCTATGCAAGAATTCATGGGACTTACTCATACACAGATAGGGGCTGCTCTTTCTGTATATGGACTTGTACAAACTATTGGAAACTTTGCTTCAATCTATCTATCAGACAGATTTTCTAAGAGAATTATGATATCTGGTTCACTTGTTGGAATTGGAATAATCGGTATTTATATCTCAACTTTCCCTCCATATATGGGAATCTTAGTTGCATGGGGTCTACTATCTTTATTTGGTGAAGTTTTATACTGGCCAGTACTTCTTAAAGCTATCAGATTACTTGGAACTGATAAAGAACAAGGAAGACTATTTGGATTCTTAGAAGCAGGAAGAGGAGTTGTTGATACAATTGTTGCTTTCAGTGCTCTTGGAATTTTCGCTCTATTAGGAAAAGGATCAGCTGCTTTAAGAGGAGCAATCCTATTTTACTCAGCTGTTGTTATAATAATCGGTGTTGTATCTTACATAATGCTAGAAGATGACAAGGTAAAAGCAGCAGATGGAGAAAAGGTTAATAAAAACAAACTTGCTTTTGACGGAGTTATTCAAGCTATAAAAATGCCAGAAATCTGGGTTGTATCTTTAACAATTGCATCAATCTATTCAGTTTACTGTGGACTTACTTACTTCATTCCATTCTTAAAAGATGTTTATGGAATGCCAGTAACACTTGTTGGAGCATATGGAATCATCAACCAATATGGACTTAAAATGGTTGGAGGACCTGTTGGAGGAATGCTTGTTGACAAGAAATTTGGTTCAGCAACTAAGTTCTTAAGAGTTGCACTAGTAGTAGCAGCTGTAGCAATGTTTGTATTTACACTATTACCTCATGAATCATTAAATGTTTATGCTGGAATGGCTTGTACATTAGGATTTGGTGCAATAATATTCAGTATGAGAGCTGTTTTCTTTGCACCAATTGATGAAATCAGAGTTCCTAGAAATATAAGTGGAGCTGCAATGTCTATAGCTTGTATCTTTGGATACTGTCCACAAATGTTTGCATTCACATTATATGGAAGCATACTTGATAAACACCCTGGATTTGCAGGATATAAAATGGTATTCTATCTAATGATTGGATTTGCTATTTTAGGAATTGTAATTACAACACTACTTCTAAAAATGATAAAGAAAAGACAAGCATTAGTTGATGCTGAATAATGATTCTGAATAAAATTGTATGCTGAATAAAAAATAGGAGAGTATTATGTTAAAATTAGGTTTAGAAACAGAAAGTTTACATCTTTGGTTACAAAATAAGAGAATGGATATATTCGGATTTATAGAAACTGCTCACGAGTTAGGGCTTGATGGAGTACAGATAAATATAATAAAAGACTTTGGACTTGATGAAAAATGGGGAGCTTTAGGAAGTGCCTCAGATGAACACTTGAGAAAGATAAGAAAAATGTTATATGATTACAGAATGTATATTGAGTTAGATATGAGAAACTTGGATTATGATAGAATAATGGAAGTTTTAGAAGTAGCTAACAAACTTGGTGTAGAAATAATCAGATCTTATATTCCTATAAAACCATCAAAAACTATAAAAAGTGATACAGGTGCTGAAGGAGCATATGACTTTGCAAAAGTTAGATGTGACTTTGATGAGACATCTTACACAGAGGGAATTGAAAAATTAAGAAGAGTACTTCCATTACTAAAAAAATACAGAATAAAACTGGCATTGGAAAACCATGAGTATGAAACATCTGAAGAGCTTGTAAATGTTGTCAAAAAAATAGATTCTCCTTGGGTAGGATTACTATATGACTTTGGTAACTCAATGATGGCTTGGGAAGAACCAGTTAAAGCAGCTGAAAATATGGCACCTTACTGTTTCTCAACTCACTTCAAAGACCATATAATAATTGAAGAACCAAATGACAAATATGGTTATGTAGTGTGTGGAGTACCAGCAGGAGAGGGAAATATAGATCTGAAGACTTGCTTTGATATTATGATGGAAAAATCAAGTTTAACAAGAATCAATATTGAAAACTGCTATCCTTACTGTGCACAATTCAAAAGATCAGTAGGTACTGGAGGAGTAACAGAGTTAGGAAAAGGAGCTTTTACTATAAGAAAGCACCCTTATGACTACAACATTATTAAACCAGCACAATATTACTACCCACAAGAAATATCAAATGAACTGCTAGAAAAGATGTTAATTGATCAGATGGAAGGAGTTAAAACTACTGTTAAGTATTTAAAAGCTCTAAGAGATCAATATACAAACAAGTAATTTAATAATATGTTGCCCATAAATTATACATAACATCTATGTTTTTTATGGGCTTTTTTTTAAAGGAGAATAGGAGATTAGATGAAGAATTTAGAACTTATACTAGAAAAAATATCAGGACTGATTTGGGGAAACTTTTTGATTTTAGGGCTTCTAGGTATTGGACTTTTCTTTACTATATTAACAAAGGGGATTCAATTTAGAGGATTTCCACTTGCTATAAAAGAACTTATCGCATCAATACAAGGAAAAAATCATGAAAGAGGAGAAGGAACACTTTCTTCATTTCAGGCTCTTTGCACTGCTCTAAGTAGTTGTGTAGGTAATGGTAATATAGTAGGAGTAGGAACTGCTATTGCAAGTGGAGGACCTGGAGCTGTTTTCTGGATGTGGATTGCTGGAGTTGTTGGAATGGCAACTAAATATGCAGAGATAGTTTTAGGAATAATATATAGAGAGAAATCAGAAGATGGAACCTATGTTGGGGGACCAATGTACTATCTAGCTAAAGGGTTAAAACTAAAAAAGATTGCCTTTTTATTTGCCCTTTTGATGTTTCTTCAAATATGTGGTGGAGCTCTTATCCAATCAAATGCTGTTTCTATAGTTATGAAAGATGTATTTGATATAAAGCCTCTTACAGCTGGAATATCTATGTCTATAGTTATATTCCTTATAGTTGCAGGAGGAGTTAGAAGACTTGGGAAGGTTGCTGAAAAACTTATCCCATTTATGACAATGATTTACTTCTTTGGAGGATTGGTAATAATATTTTTGCACATAAATCACCTTCCTCATGTTATAATGAGTATATTGGAAAGTGCCTTTAGAACAGAAGCTGTTGGTGGAGGAATTTTAGGTTATGGAATAAAAAGAGCTGTAAGATATGGGGTAGCAAGAGGGCTTTATTCAAATGAAGCTGGAGAAGGAAGTGCACCTGTACTACACTCAGCAGCTATAACTGACCATCCAGCAAGACAAGGGTTATTTGGATTATTGGAAGTTTTTATAGATACTGTAATAATATGTTCACTTACATCATTTATAGTTCTGACTTCTGGAGTAATAGAACAGGATATTTCTCCTGCTGTATATGTAATAACTGCCTTTGGTAATATCCACCCAATATTCAGATATATTATTGGAATAAGTATGGTACTCTTTGCTTTTTCAACTGTACTCTCTCAATGGTATTTTGGAAATGTAACTTTAACCTATATGTTTAATAGCAGGGTAGCAAATCTGTTTAAATATGTGTTCTGCTGCTTAGCTATTGTAGGTTCTTTAAGTTCTCTTAAAATAGTATGGGATTTCCAGGATGTTATTCTTGGATTTATGGTAATACCAAACATAGTCGCTTTACTTCTATTGAGCAAACAAATAAAAACTGCAACTGATGAATTTTTTATCAAAGTAAGAAAGGAACAATGATGTTAGCAAATGATAGACAAAATAAGATATTAGAAATAATAACAAGAGATGGAAGTGTCAAAACCTCTCAACTGGTTGATGTATTTGAGGTTTCATTAGAAACAATAAGAAGAGATTTTGATGCTCTTGAAAAACAGGGGTATTTAGAAAAAGTATATGGAGGGGCTATTCTTAAAGAGGATAAAAATAGAAATATTACATACTCTTTCAGAAAGAATAAAAATGTCCCAGAAAAACAGGAACTTGCAAAACATGCTATAAATACAATAAATGATGGTGATACTATAGCTCTCAATGCAGGTACTACAAACCTTGAAATAGCAAAACTTATGAAAGATAGATTCTCACGTCTTACTGTTATAACAAACTCTTTAATGATAGCAAATGAGCTAGCTGAAATAAAAGGAATAAATCTTATCCTTGCTGGTGGAATATATAATAAAAATGAATACGCTTTTTTAGGTGAGGTAACTGCAAGATTTTTTCAAAACTTCTCTGTAGATAAAGCCTTTATATGTGTGGGAGGAATATCACTTAAGATAGGGATTACAGACTATCTGATAGATGAGGTATTAGTAGAGAAAAAAATAATAGAGATTGCAGAGCAGGTATATATTCTTGCTGACTCGAGTAAGATAGACAGCAATACTTTAATCAAAGTTGCTGACCTTAAAAAGGATATGGTCATAATAACAGATTCGAAATTGGGAGAAAATGTTAAAGATAAGTATAATAAAAAAGGAATAGATATTATCAATTAAATTGTTGAGACAGATATACCTCTTATAATTAGAAAATGCCAGTAGTTAATTCTACTGGCGTTTCTATTTTTTACTATCTATTCATTATCTTCTGATTTAAAATAACCTTCTAAATTAATCTTACAATTTAATCTTATAACTGTTTAAGTTATCCTGTACTTTAATGCCAATTTTCCCTTACCTTAAAAATAGGAGATTAAATGATTTATTCATAGCATTTTATAAGTTTATCTTAAGTGTGAGACTCTATCTCTTTCCTCTGCCTTTAGAGCCTGTTGAAATAGGTCATAGTTTTCTGTTTCTCTCTCTGTATTAATCCCTTTTTTAAGCTTGAATACTATATTTGGAAAACTGAATGGTTCTCCACTTCCAGGCTTCCCAAGTTCTAAAGCTTTCAAAAACACTTCACTGACTTTTCTCCCACCGATAGTTGTATCAAGCCC from Fusobacterium hominis includes the following:
- the nfo gene encoding deoxyribonuclease IV, yielding MIKNNNKYIGAHVSVQGGVANAFENADKIGAKAFALFTKNQRRWDSKPYTQEEIEAFKSKLKESQITPDFILPHNSYLQNLGSPDEEKRLKSLNSFIDEMERCHQLGLKYINIHPGSHLKEISPDECIELIAKSINTAMSKVPDIIIVLETTAGQGSNIGSKFEEIAKIINLVDNKNRIGVCIDTCHILAAGYELKDKESYEKTMSEFERIIGFKYLKAVHLNDSKFDTNSKKDRHESIGKGVLGENFFIRFMNDDRFNNIPIILETIDSEIWKQEIEFLYSLIGKGE
- a CDS encoding MFS transporter, translated to MTKNVNFKKWLTFVVLVIGGGTVFKLSSLKDAFYVPMQEFMGLTHTQIGAALSVYGLVQTIGNFASIYLSDRFSKRIMISGSLVGIGIIGIYISTFPPYMGILVAWGLLSLFGEVLYWPVLLKAIRLLGTDKEQGRLFGFLEAGRGVVDTIVAFSALGIFALLGKGSAALRGAILFYSAVVIIIGVVSYIMLEDDKVKAADGEKVNKNKLAFDGVIQAIKMPEIWVVSLTIASIYSVYCGLTYFIPFLKDVYGMPVTLVGAYGIINQYGLKMVGGPVGGMLVDKKFGSATKFLRVALVVAAVAMFVFTLLPHESLNVYAGMACTLGFGAIIFSMRAVFFAPIDEIRVPRNISGAAMSIACIFGYCPQMFAFTLYGSILDKHPGFAGYKMVFYLMIGFAILGIVITTLLLKMIKKRQALVDAE
- a CDS encoding nitroreductase family protein translates to MDFMTRRSIRKYSQKQVEKDKIDDIIRVALTAPTGRNSRATHFIVVDNKEDIKELSQIREHGSQFVENAPLVIAVIGEKDKSTTILADCSIAAFAIQLKAHELGLGSCWVHVHDRKSPNGKPCEDVIKEKFNVPNNYTVMCLIAIGYPEETKPAHELKEEDYKRVCYNTYKEN
- a CDS encoding sugar phosphate isomerase/epimerase family protein translates to MLKLGLETESLHLWLQNKRMDIFGFIETAHELGLDGVQINIIKDFGLDEKWGALGSASDEHLRKIRKMLYDYRMYIELDMRNLDYDRIMEVLEVANKLGVEIIRSYIPIKPSKTIKSDTGAEGAYDFAKVRCDFDETSYTEGIEKLRRVLPLLKKYRIKLALENHEYETSEELVNVVKKIDSPWVGLLYDFGNSMMAWEEPVKAAENMAPYCFSTHFKDHIIIEEPNDKYGYVVCGVPAGEGNIDLKTCFDIMMEKSSLTRINIENCYPYCAQFKRSVGTGGVTELGKGAFTIRKHPYDYNIIKPAQYYYPQEISNELLEKMLIDQMEGVKTTVKYLKALRDQYTNK
- the nrdD gene encoding anaerobic ribonucleoside-triphosphate reductase; translation: MKDLFRDIPIKYAIGSIRRFFNKLNLPLRNGYERAYITFNLGLDTTIGGRKVSEVFLKALELGKPGSGEPFSFPNIVFKLKKGINTERETENYDLFQQALKAEERDRVSHLR
- a CDS encoding DeoR/GlpR family DNA-binding transcription regulator, translating into MMLANDRQNKILEIITRDGSVKTSQLVDVFEVSLETIRRDFDALEKQGYLEKVYGGAILKEDKNRNITYSFRKNKNVPEKQELAKHAINTINDGDTIALNAGTTNLEIAKLMKDRFSRLTVITNSLMIANELAEIKGINLILAGGIYNKNEYAFLGEVTARFFQNFSVDKAFICVGGISLKIGITDYLIDEVLVEKKIIEIAEQVYILADSSKIDSNTLIKVADLKKDMVIITDSKLGENVKDKYNKKGIDIIN
- a CDS encoding alanine/glycine:cation symporter family protein translates to MKNLELILEKISGLIWGNFLILGLLGIGLFFTILTKGIQFRGFPLAIKELIASIQGKNHERGEGTLSSFQALCTALSSCVGNGNIVGVGTAIASGGPGAVFWMWIAGVVGMATKYAEIVLGIIYREKSEDGTYVGGPMYYLAKGLKLKKIAFLFALLMFLQICGGALIQSNAVSIVMKDVFDIKPLTAGISMSIVIFLIVAGGVRRLGKVAEKLIPFMTMIYFFGGLVIIFLHINHLPHVIMSILESAFRTEAVGGGILGYGIKRAVRYGVARGLYSNEAGEGSAPVLHSAAITDHPARQGLFGLLEVFIDTVIICSLTSFIVLTSGVIEQDISPAVYVITAFGNIHPIFRYIIGISMVLFAFSTVLSQWYFGNVTLTYMFNSRVANLFKYVFCCLAIVGSLSSLKIVWDFQDVILGFMVIPNIVALLLLSKQIKTATDEFFIKVRKEQ